A single Pirellulaceae bacterium DNA region contains:
- a CDS encoding beta-hydroxyacyl-ACP dehydratase: MRWFWIDRFEKFDVGREAVTLKNVTFSEEPLDDYLPGLPHFPHSLMIEGMAQTGGLLISQLQDFTQRVVLAKVSKAEFFGIARPGDQLRFTARILSLQNDGAAVEGSIEVGGQPLATMDLTFAILDETFGQESFFKPGDLCRVLRSMRLFDVAVNPDGTPAAVPEYMLQAELTETPVVSNPPVPWR, encoded by the coding sequence ATGCGTTGGTTCTGGATCGACCGATTTGAAAAGTTCGATGTCGGACGCGAAGCCGTAACGCTTAAGAACGTCACGTTTTCCGAAGAGCCGCTAGACGACTACCTGCCTGGCTTGCCGCATTTCCCTCACAGCTTGATGATTGAAGGAATGGCACAGACGGGCGGTCTGCTGATCTCGCAACTGCAAGATTTCACGCAGCGAGTCGTGTTGGCTAAAGTCAGCAAAGCCGAATTCTTTGGTATTGCGCGGCCCGGCGATCAATTGCGTTTCACGGCTCGAATCCTGAGCCTGCAGAACGATGGTGCTGCCGTGGAAGGTTCGATCGAGGTCGGCGGCCAACCGCTGGCGACCATGGATTTGACGTTTGCCATTTTGGATGAGACTTTTGGCCAGGAGTCGTTCTTCAAACCCGGCGACCTATGCCGCGTCTTGCGCAGCATGAGACTATTTGATGTGGCTGTAAACCCAGACGGAACGCCTGCTGCTGTACCCGAATACATGCTGCAGGCCGAACTGACCGAGACACCGGTAGTCAGCAATCCTCCGGTGCCTTGGCGGTGA
- a CDS encoding c-type cytochrome, with product MRHLSVTWVLVAMFAAQSFGPAQAAQVTLGDSSLTAGIAGSGPLTLEQAKNWLAKPENHQVLQVTLPEGLAAGKDAVYIPEDNPITRAKIELGRQLYFDVRLSKGNEVSCADCHHPDRGYAFDTQFGVGIQGLTGGRNSPTSMNRILSREQFWDGRAKDLEAQAVGPIANPIEMGNTHEAVVKFVSSNAVYRAQFDKIFGRAPNIDDVGRAIATFERVIVTGDSPYDYQSRLDRLDKLIADEGYENLDAVKKEDPKLFAQYQQAQQAAKQHPMSESAKRGQKLFFSKEANCSACHVGANFSDEKYHNLGVGMDAEKPDLGRFDETGKEEDKGAFKTPTLRNVAQNAPYMHDGSQKTLLEVVQWYVKGGHPNPQLSDKIKKFDASEQDMRDLVAFMEALTGPLPKVEQKRLPVD from the coding sequence ATGCGACATCTAAGTGTAACGTGGGTGTTGGTAGCAATGTTTGCAGCCCAGTCGTTTGGTCCGGCTCAGGCCGCACAGGTAACCTTAGGCGATAGTTCGCTGACCGCTGGCATAGCGGGCAGTGGACCGCTAACGTTGGAACAAGCCAAGAACTGGCTGGCCAAACCGGAAAACCACCAGGTGTTGCAGGTCACGCTTCCCGAGGGACTGGCCGCTGGGAAAGATGCGGTTTACATCCCCGAAGACAATCCAATCACACGTGCCAAAATCGAGCTGGGACGACAATTGTACTTCGATGTTCGCCTGAGCAAAGGCAACGAAGTGAGCTGCGCCGATTGCCATCACCCCGATCGCGGCTACGCTTTCGACACGCAATTTGGCGTCGGCATTCAGGGTTTGACCGGTGGACGCAATTCGCCGACATCGATGAATCGCATACTCAGCCGCGAGCAATTCTGGGACGGACGCGCCAAGGATTTGGAAGCTCAAGCCGTCGGGCCAATTGCCAATCCAATCGAGATGGGCAATACACACGAAGCCGTTGTCAAGTTTGTCAGCAGCAACGCTGTCTACCGCGCTCAATTTGACAAGATTTTCGGCCGTGCTCCAAACATTGACGATGTAGGCCGCGCCATCGCGACGTTTGAACGAGTGATCGTGACTGGCGATAGCCCGTACGACTACCAATCGCGACTGGATCGTCTAGATAAGTTGATAGCTGACGAAGGCTACGAGAATCTGGATGCCGTCAAGAAGGAAGACCCCAAGCTATTTGCTCAGTACCAGCAGGCCCAACAGGCGGCCAAACAGCACCCTATGAGTGAATCGGCCAAGCGCGGACAGAAACTGTTCTTTAGCAAAGAAGCCAATTGTTCGGCCTGCCATGTGGGTGCCAACTTCAGCGATGAAAAGTACCATAATCTGGGAGTAGGCATGGACGCCGAGAAGCCGGACCTGGGTCGGTTCGACGAGACAGGCAAGGAAGAAGACAAGGGGGCTTTCAAAACACCGACGCTACGGAATGTGGCTCAGAACGCACCCTACATGCACGATGGCAGCCAAAAGACGTTGCTGGAGGTCGTTCAGTGGTACGTCAAGGGCGGACACCCTAACCCTCAGCTTAGCGACAAGATCAAGAAGTTCGACGCGAGCGAGCAAGACATGAGGGATCTAGTGGCTTTCATGGAAGCCCTGACCGGTCCATTGCCGAAGGTCGAGCAGAAGCGGTTGCCTGTGGATTAG
- a CDS encoding FAD-binding protein encodes MAFTENLRQTLRENESLVPYTWLQMGGPARYFAEPGSLGELAALIKQAHQARLPIRILGSGSNLLVREEGVEGLVIRLCTAEMCKVTIQQDRLVARSGAKLNHVIAAAVAAGLGGLEHLAGIPGTVGAALANNSGGSNADIGSRVACVTILDREGQLVERSSGMLQFGFRRSNLADSVIAEVQFKLRVGDSAELTRQMQSKWIVRRASQPVTGSRTVQAFIEPDGTKLADVLEQAGVRDAREGDFYMDPAHPGFVLASGQPKSKDLLALLTRVSRSVESRCGIQLQSQLKIW; translated from the coding sequence ATGGCTTTTACAGAGAATCTACGACAGACGCTCCGCGAAAACGAATCGTTGGTGCCCTATACATGGCTTCAGATGGGTGGCCCGGCCAGGTATTTTGCCGAGCCGGGTAGTCTGGGTGAATTGGCGGCTTTGATCAAGCAAGCACATCAGGCTCGCCTGCCAATTCGTATCTTGGGTAGCGGTTCCAATCTGCTGGTACGTGAAGAAGGCGTCGAAGGCTTGGTCATCCGACTATGCACTGCCGAAATGTGTAAGGTCACTATCCAGCAGGATCGCCTCGTGGCCCGTTCGGGTGCCAAGCTGAATCACGTGATTGCTGCAGCGGTAGCAGCAGGGCTAGGCGGTCTAGAGCACTTGGCGGGAATTCCTGGTACTGTCGGCGCGGCACTCGCAAACAATAGTGGTGGTAGCAATGCTGATATCGGCAGCCGGGTAGCTTGCGTGACCATCCTGGACCGAGAAGGCCAATTGGTTGAGCGATCATCTGGGATGCTTCAGTTCGGATTCCGGCGCAGTAACCTGGCGGATAGTGTGATTGCCGAAGTTCAGTTCAAACTGCGCGTGGGCGATTCGGCCGAGCTAACTCGCCAGATGCAGTCCAAATGGATTGTACGACGCGCATCGCAGCCCGTCACCGGTTCGCGTACCGTTCAAGCATTCATCGAGCCAGATGGAACCAAGTTGGCCGATGTGCTTGAGCAGGCGGGTGTTCGCGACGCTCGCGAAGGCGATTTCTACATGGATCCGGCGCACCCCGGATTCGTGTTAGCCTCTGGTCAGCCCAAGAGCAAGGATTTGCTAGCCTTGCTCACGCGAGTTAGCCGATCTGTCGAGTCGCGTTGCGGAATTCAGTTGCAGTCGCAGTTGAAAATCTGGTAA
- a CDS encoding acyl carrier protein: MASADEVFEKVQAALVDALGVDDDEVTPQATMVGDLGAESIDFLDIVFKLEKAFGIVIPREELFPDDILTDAKFVQNGKVTSEGLTELKKRLSWADLSKFEQNPRVQDFGNLLTVNDLCRYVQSKLGAA, translated from the coding sequence ATGGCAAGTGCGGACGAGGTTTTCGAAAAGGTACAAGCGGCACTGGTCGATGCTTTGGGAGTTGATGACGACGAAGTGACACCCCAGGCCACGATGGTAGGCGATTTGGGTGCCGAGTCAATCGACTTTTTGGATATCGTCTTCAAGTTGGAGAAGGCATTCGGTATCGTCATTCCGCGCGAAGAGTTATTCCCGGATGACATTTTGACCGACGCCAAGTTTGTTCAGAATGGCAAGGTGACGTCCGAAGGTTTGACTGAGCTAAAAAAACGCTTGTCATGGGCCGACCTAAGTAAATTCGAGCAGAACCCGCGTGTTCAGGATTTTGGGAATTTGCTGACCGTCAATGATCTCTGTCGTTACGTTCAAAGCAAGCTGGGTGCAGCATAG
- a CDS encoding thioredoxin family protein, with product MSLLLAVTGASSKPATYEEALQQAQNENKPLLVLVGAKWCVACEVMKRETIEPMKASGELKDVIVAYIDKDQRPELAQQLMKGETLPQIVMFSKEKDQWRRLSLTGMQSKTRMNELLGRVANAATDQVQTVR from the coding sequence ATGTCACTGCTCCTAGCGGTCACTGGCGCAAGCAGCAAGCCGGCCACATACGAAGAGGCTTTGCAGCAGGCTCAGAATGAAAACAAACCCTTGTTAGTCTTGGTGGGCGCTAAATGGTGCGTAGCCTGTGAAGTAATGAAACGAGAGACGATCGAGCCGATGAAGGCCTCTGGGGAGTTAAAAGATGTCATCGTGGCCTATATTGACAAAGATCAGCGCCCGGAACTGGCTCAGCAGCTTATGAAAGGCGAGACGCTACCCCAAATTGTCATGTTTTCCAAGGAAAAGGATCAGTGGCGCCGTTTGAGCTTAACCGGTATGCAAAGTAAGACTCGGATGAACGAGCTGTTGGGGCGCGTAGCCAATGCAGCCACCGACCAGGTTCAAACTGTTCGTTAG
- a CDS encoding beta-hydroxyacyl-ACP dehydratase yields MSNTAVWATVDTVYIQALAASQTILGGVRNDFQIAMRFRQIDKITLLIPGERIMAEKRLTGDEDYLRDHFPRFPVQPGVMMLESLFQAAQFLVRATEDYRTGLVVLREARNIKFAAFLQPGDTLKVEAQIIKSEGSRTTLKVSGTNPSGAVCVAGRLVVECQRADPPSPSDGYSSQYIRQIIQQLQQSPMSPKNPGYNLADSVGPC; encoded by the coding sequence ATGAGTAACACCGCCGTTTGGGCGACGGTCGACACAGTTTACATCCAGGCGTTAGCAGCTAGTCAAACCATTCTTGGTGGAGTCCGAAATGACTTCCAGATTGCGATGCGTTTTCGACAGATCGACAAAATTACACTCCTGATTCCTGGCGAACGGATCATGGCCGAAAAGCGGCTAACGGGAGACGAGGATTACCTGCGGGATCACTTTCCACGGTTCCCGGTTCAGCCTGGTGTGATGATGTTGGAATCGTTATTTCAGGCTGCTCAGTTTTTGGTCCGAGCGACTGAAGACTATCGCACGGGACTAGTGGTGCTCCGCGAGGCTCGAAACATCAAGTTTGCTGCATTCCTGCAGCCGGGCGATACGTTGAAAGTCGAAGCACAAATCATCAAGAGCGAAGGCAGCCGCACGACACTCAAAGTTTCCGGTACCAATCCTAGTGGTGCAGTGTGCGTGGCGGGGCGTCTGGTGGTGGAGTGCCAGAGGGCAGATCCGCCCAGCCCTTCAGACGGTTACTCCAGCCAGTATATTCGTCAAATCATCCAACAACTGCAACAATCGCCTATGTCGCCCAAGAACCCAGGCTATAATCTGGCCGATTCGGTGGGGCCGTGTTAA
- a CDS encoding Gfo/Idh/MocA family oxidoreductase codes for MKLRVGLLGLSVDWNTRHLPALRTLQDRFEVVGVYSSVTAFADTVAREFETRRFDGYRELARQENVDAVLLLESQWYGILPILAACDFGKAVYCGSDIDFDPQQATAVRQEVDRAGIAFMAEFPRRFAPASLRLKELIATRLGPPQILFCHKRLNCEQDGTRGRTPQARADRELMELLDWCAFIVGRSVRSVQCIQHARYEQEPCGEPVVDYRSLSVDFSEPDAPLGTTVAQISCGTYIPNSWHEAIAYRPPAAVQVRCENGLAFVDLPNGLVWFDQAGRHQESLDSERAVGQQLLTQFHRAVTSLVRKMGDLDDVYHCLRALQAARQSVQERRAIDLS; via the coding sequence ATGAAGTTGCGAGTCGGTTTGCTTGGTTTAAGCGTCGACTGGAACACACGGCATTTACCAGCCCTGCGCACGCTTCAGGACCGTTTCGAGGTCGTGGGCGTTTACAGTTCGGTAACAGCCTTCGCCGACACGGTGGCACGAGAGTTTGAAACCCGCCGCTTTGACGGGTATCGCGAGCTGGCGCGTCAGGAGAACGTGGACGCAGTGCTGTTACTTGAGAGCCAATGGTATGGCATTCTGCCCATTTTAGCAGCCTGTGATTTTGGCAAGGCTGTCTATTGCGGCAGCGATATCGACTTTGATCCGCAGCAGGCCACCGCCGTGCGTCAGGAAGTCGATCGCGCTGGAATCGCCTTTATGGCCGAATTCCCGCGCCGTTTTGCTCCAGCTTCCTTGCGTTTGAAGGAGCTGATCGCGACGCGCCTTGGACCACCTCAAATCCTTTTCTGTCACAAGCGACTGAACTGCGAACAAGACGGGACACGCGGCCGAACGCCACAAGCCCGCGCTGACCGTGAGCTGATGGAGCTGTTGGACTGGTGCGCGTTTATTGTGGGCCGCTCAGTCCGATCGGTGCAGTGCATTCAGCATGCTCGTTACGAACAGGAGCCATGTGGCGAACCAGTTGTCGACTACCGATCGCTGAGTGTCGATTTCTCGGAGCCAGATGCACCACTGGGAACCACCGTCGCCCAAATCAGTTGTGGTACCTACATCCCCAACTCTTGGCACGAGGCCATCGCCTATCGACCGCCGGCCGCTGTTCAAGTTCGCTGTGAAAACGGCCTGGCATTTGTCGATTTACCCAACGGCTTGGTGTGGTTCGACCAGGCAGGGCGTCACCAAGAATCGTTGGACTCCGAACGCGCAGTCGGCCAACAACTGTTGACTCAGTTTCACCGGGCTGTTACCAGCCTAGTGCGTAAAATGGGCGACCTGGACGATGTTTATCATTGCCTGCGGGCACTGCAAGCTGCCAGGCAAAGCGTCCAGGAGCGACGAGCCATCGACTTGTCTTAA